In the genome of Pelecanus crispus isolate bPelCri1 chromosome 17, bPelCri1.pri, whole genome shotgun sequence, one region contains:
- the MYPOP gene encoding LOW QUALITY PROTEIN: myb-related transcription factor, partner of profilin (The sequence of the model RefSeq protein was modified relative to this genomic sequence to represent the inferred CDS: deleted 1 base in 1 codon), translating to MAAGGGGARRGLLKRKPNFTLQEIDILMSEVLKYEQLLFGAAASTVNAYEKQKIWWRITNKINAAGRNQRDIGEVKNRWRGLRRRANDKITRHRQERQAPAARAAGRAGNGGGNGSGPGPPELGPGPAPGWGQRGPAGTDRQLPGAGGGAPHGVKEEPVKEEPVEVKTEPFHDPAADSIPCRGAERRLPRAGTRPPGELCEGWSRSPPRPAPPELSLGDLGGQQEPLGSDFPSILFEQEAEHLNNCGAGEPGPPGTTGLSDGAPDCTQLTPAEKRIVQSNERLVQEMRAFRREYAESRRETTSVLRVIAQALGGLSRSLAEIRDLYLREQAVPKP from the exons atggcggcgggcggcggcggggcgcggcgggggctgctGAAGCGGAAGCCGAACTTCACGCTGCAGGAGATCGACATCCTGATGAGCGAGGTGCTCAAGTACGAGCAGCTGCTCTTCGGCGCCGCCGCCAGCACCGTCAACGCCTACGAGAAGCAGAAGATCTGGTGGCGCATCACCAACAAGATCAACGCCGCCGGCCGCAACCAGCGCGACATCGGCGAGGTGAAGAACCGCTGGCGGGGGCTGCGCCGCCGCGCCAACGACAAGATCACCCGGCACCGGCAGGAGAGGCAGGCACCGGCCGCTCGGGCCGCCGGCCGAGCCGGCAACGGCGGCGGCAACGGatccggccccggcccgccggagCTCGGCCCCGGGCCCGCTCCCGGCTGGGGAcagcgcggccccgccggcaccGACCGGCAGCTCcccggcgccggggggggggcgccgcaCG GCGTCAAGGAGGAGCCGGTGAAGGAGGAGCCGGTGGAGGTGAAGACCGAGCCCTTCCACGACCCGGCCGCCGACAGCATCCCCTGCCGCGGCGCCGAGCGCCggctgccccgtgccggcaCCCGC CCGCCCGGCGAGCTgtgcgagggctggagccggagccccccgcgccccgcgccccccgaaCTCTCCCTCGGCGACCTGGGCGGGCAGCAGGAGCCGTTGGGCTCCGATTTCCCGAGCATCCTCTTCGAGCAAGAGGCCGAGCATCTCAATAACTGCGGCGCGGGCGAACCGGGCCCCCCCGGGACGACGGGGCTGTCGGATGGGGCACCCGACTGCACCCAGCTCACCCCGGCCGAAAAACGCATCGTCCAGTCTAACGAACGGCTGGTGCAGGAGATGCGAGCTTTCCGCCGGGAATACGCCGAGAGCCGCCGGGAGACCACCTCCGTCCTGCGCGTCATCGCCCAGGCGCTGGGCGGCCTCAGCCGCAGCCTGGCCGAAATCCGTGACCTCTACCTCCGGGAGCAGGCGGTCCCCAAACCCTGA